In Treponema denticola, one genomic interval encodes:
- the aroC gene encoding chorismate synthase — MGANSFGRFFTLTTFGESRSAGLGAVIDGCPAGIPLCAEDIQKELNRRRPGSSGHFSTKRNEDDICEILSGVFEGKTLGSPIAVLVRNKETSSKDYENLKDVYRPGHADYAYDVKYGHRDYRGGGRSSGRETIGRLIGGAVAKNMLEAFAIKAGKKPIAVQVRAEEIAGLKTGLPLKEDDALPEPIFKRLSNLASNGDSAGCVLSCSVLNVPDGLGSPVFGKLDAVLSQALMSIGAVKGIEIGGGFYSASITGSENNDISKNYSGGILGGISCNMDYPLNSNYKGKRKDENLCRIDMRLAVKPVPSIKMNQTSFNKRGEKCMLSVRGNHDICLFPRIVPVVEAMCYLVLADAFLVSKIERF; from the coding sequence ATGGGGGCAAATTCTTTTGGGCGTTTTTTTACCTTGACAACTTTTGGAGAAAGCAGGAGTGCAGGGCTGGGGGCTGTAATTGACGGCTGCCCTGCCGGTATTCCCCTTTGTGCCGAGGATATTCAAAAAGAGCTTAACCGTAGAAGACCCGGTTCCTCAGGTCATTTTTCTACAAAACGGAATGAAGACGATATTTGCGAAATTCTATCCGGCGTTTTTGAAGGCAAGACTCTGGGAAGCCCTATCGCCGTTCTGGTTAGAAACAAAGAAACCTCCTCTAAGGATTATGAAAACTTAAAAGATGTTTACCGTCCGGGGCATGCCGATTATGCTTATGATGTAAAATACGGGCATCGGGATTACCGAGGCGGCGGCCGATCTTCCGGACGGGAGACGATAGGCCGGCTTATTGGCGGAGCTGTTGCAAAAAACATGCTCGAAGCCTTTGCTATAAAGGCCGGTAAAAAGCCCATTGCGGTGCAGGTAAGAGCCGAAGAAATTGCAGGTCTTAAAACAGGCCTTCCTCTTAAAGAAGATGATGCTCTGCCTGAGCCGATTTTTAAAAGGTTAAGCAATTTGGCTTCTAATGGGGATTCGGCCGGCTGTGTCTTATCCTGTTCTGTTTTAAATGTTCCCGATGGGCTCGGCTCCCCTGTTTTCGGCAAGCTTGATGCGGTTTTGTCCCAAGCCTTAATGTCGATAGGTGCTGTCAAAGGCATAGAAATCGGGGGAGGCTTTTACTCGGCTTCCATTACAGGCAGCGAGAATAATGATATTTCAAAAAATTATTCAGGGGGGATTTTGGGCGGTATTTCCTGCAATATGGACTATCCTTTAAATTCCAATTATAAAGGAAAACGAAAAGATGAGAACTTATGCCGTATAGATATGAGGCTTGCCGTAAAGCCTGTTCCGTCAATAAAAATGAACCAAACCTCCTTTAACAAAAGAGGGGAGAAATGTATGCTTTCTGTCAGAGGAAATCACGACATCTGTCTTTTTCCTCGCATTGTGCCTGTTGTTGAAGCAATGTGTTATTTAGTTCTTGCAGATGCTTTTCTGGTCTCAAAAATAGAAAGATTTTAG
- a CDS encoding SPOR domain-containing protein, giving the protein MSKKVLFVLIFIISFSCIWAVWEGNGGIGSSTDFPAEGLFVRSDMFPKHTLLEITNLEKNIKARAVVIGPSGIPGLLVSLSPELGEKLKVPKGKVVRIRVFTPSPVNEDGDDGKSISAIGPESQDLDTNPALFVASHSDLPNANLKKEETKPVSENTGSDTILYDEIKSSIDEAETPETVEEVSPAEPPIEEVPNVEAILEPEAEEPVEPVKEVKEPEAEPVKEVIEAPEVKTNETIEDSSLTSTPETIAPITETYMEPAKENPPATVDPIKEPKAEKEAPPAPVSEISEPHKPEQVKKEEIKDVEVLDPVVEPVDKAPVEEKKVDIVAAISPKNEPIADKREINPAPLEKAPAPVQAVEEIPAEETEDLGTYEETDSDIYTTTEEKPEEESAVPVNEIKPVSSNLEKGKTYVQVVVYNDKYNRDEVLKKYGKKYPMVVEESFVKNNTRYTIFVGPLKPQETGAVLERFKQLGFKDAFLKKGK; this is encoded by the coding sequence ATGAGCAAAAAAGTCTTATTTGTATTGATATTCATTATATCGTTTTCATGTATATGGGCGGTTTGGGAAGGAAATGGAGGCATCGGATCTTCTACAGACTTTCCGGCTGAGGGCTTATTTGTCAGAAGCGATATGTTTCCAAAGCATACCCTTTTGGAAATAACAAATCTTGAAAAAAACATAAAGGCAAGAGCCGTTGTTATAGGCCCATCGGGAATTCCCGGCCTTCTTGTAAGTCTCTCACCCGAATTAGGAGAAAAACTTAAGGTTCCTAAGGGAAAGGTTGTTAGAATAAGAGTCTTTACACCTAGTCCGGTAAATGAAGATGGAGATGACGGTAAAAGCATTTCGGCAATCGGCCCTGAATCTCAAGACTTAGATACCAATCCGGCCCTCTTTGTAGCCTCTCATTCGGATTTACCTAATGCAAATCTCAAAAAAGAAGAAACTAAACCAGTATCCGAAAATACAGGCTCAGATACAATTCTCTATGATGAGATTAAAAGCTCTATTGATGAAGCCGAAACTCCTGAAACGGTTGAAGAGGTTTCTCCTGCCGAACCTCCCATAGAAGAAGTTCCTAATGTAGAGGCTATACTTGAACCTGAAGCTGAAGAACCGGTAGAACCCGTTAAAGAGGTGAAAGAACCTGAAGCAGAACCGGTTAAAGAAGTCATAGAAGCACCGGAAGTAAAAACAAATGAGACTATTGAAGATTCATCTTTGACATCTACACCTGAAACTATTGCTCCCATAACCGAAACTTACATGGAGCCGGCAAAAGAAAATCCGCCGGCAACTGTAGATCCTATAAAAGAGCCTAAGGCTGAAAAAGAGGCTCCCCCTGCTCCGGTCTCCGAAATATCAGAACCTCACAAACCTGAACAGGTTAAAAAAGAAGAAATAAAAGATGTTGAAGTTTTAGATCCTGTGGTAGAACCTGTTGATAAAGCTCCGGTTGAGGAAAAAAAGGTTGACATAGTTGCTGCCATTTCTCCAAAAAATGAGCCTATTGCAGATAAAAGAGAAATCAATCCTGCTCCTCTTGAAAAGGCTCCTGCTCCTGTTCAAGCGGTTGAAGAGATACCGGCCGAAGAAACCGAAGATTTAGGCACATACGAAGAAACCGATTCGGATATATATACTACAACCGAAGAAAAACCCGAAGAAGAATCCGCAGTTCCGGTAAATGAGATTAAGCCTGTTTCAAGTAATCTGGAAAAGGGCAAAACCTATGTTCAAGTTGTTGTTTACAACGATAAATACAATCGGGATGAGGTCTTAAAAAAATACGGAAAAAAATATCCTATGGTAGTAGAAGAAAGCTTTGTAAAAAACAACACAAGATATACCATATTTGTAGGCCCCTTAAAACCGCAAGAAACAGGAGCTGTTCTTGAGCGTTTTAAGCAGCTTGGCTTTAAGGATGCCTTTCTCAAGAAAGGAAAATAA
- the trmB gene encoding tRNA (guanosine(46)-N7)-methyltransferase TrmB, producing MTDGQRRNYENFSKKWCIPYSEKKIDFTVLFQNNSPVIIEIGFGMGTATAQIAEDNPDKNYLGIEVFKAGVGKLLGEIEEKKLNNLRIIEHDAIEVLENMINDECIDGFHIFFPDPWQKKRNHKRRLVRRPRTDLLSRKLKKGGYIYMVTDWENYAEDAFEQLSKTPNLKSKYEKFAPSQSWRPTTKFEKKGLKKEHIINELIFEKD from the coding sequence ATGACTGATGGGCAAAGACGCAACTATGAAAATTTTTCTAAAAAATGGTGTATTCCATATTCTGAAAAAAAAATTGATTTTACGGTTCTTTTTCAAAATAATAGTCCCGTAATTATAGAAATAGGTTTCGGAATGGGGACTGCTACCGCTCAAATTGCTGAGGATAATCCCGATAAAAACTATCTCGGCATAGAAGTTTTTAAGGCCGGAGTAGGAAAACTTTTAGGGGAAATAGAAGAAAAAAAATTAAATAATTTACGGATTATCGAACATGATGCAATTGAAGTTTTAGAAAATATGATAAATGATGAATGTATTGACGGCTTTCATATTTTTTTCCCCGATCCGTGGCAAAAAAAGCGGAATCATAAAAGGCGGCTTGTAAGAAGGCCCCGAACCGATTTACTTTCAAGAAAATTAAAAAAGGGCGGCTATATTTACATGGTAACCGATTGGGAAAATTATGCAGAGGATGCCTTTGAGCAATTGAGCAAAACTCCCAATCTAAAATCCAAATACGAAAAATTTGCTCCAAGTCAAAGCTGGCGCCCTACAACAAAGTTTGAAAAAAAGGGCTTAAAAAAAGAACACATCATAAATGAGCTTATATTCGAAAAAGATTAA
- a CDS encoding flavodoxin family protein: MKILLTYSSKTGNTKAVAEAVLKTLPQGTDFFAVSEVKDVNNYDAVIVGFWIDKGLPNEEALNFMETIKNKKTGYFFTLGAYPDSPHAEDCHKSAKDLLTKNGNEVLAGFGCQGKIDPALTEMFKSLPKDHPHYMNEERRKRHEEAAKHPDKKDFENAKKAFENFGR, from the coding sequence ATGAAAATTTTATTGACTTATTCAAGTAAAACTGGGAACACCAAGGCTGTAGCAGAAGCCGTATTGAAAACTCTTCCTCAGGGAACCGATTTTTTTGCAGTGAGCGAAGTTAAAGACGTAAACAATTATGATGCGGTCATTGTAGGTTTTTGGATCGATAAAGGCCTTCCAAATGAAGAAGCATTAAATTTTATGGAAACGATTAAAAACAAAAAAACGGGCTATTTCTTTACATTGGGAGCCTATCCCGATTCTCCCCATGCGGAAGATTGTCATAAAAGCGCAAAAGATCTTTTAACAAAAAACGGAAATGAAGTGCTTGCAGGATTCGGCTGTCAAGGAAAAATAGATCCGGCTCTTACCGAAATGTTTAAATCCTTACCTAAAGATCATCCGCACTACATGAATGAAGAAAGAAGAAAACGCCATGAAGAGGCGGCAAAACATCCTGATAAAAAAGATTTTGAAAATGCAAAAAAAGCATTTGAAAATTTCGGAAGATAA
- a CDS encoding methyltransferase encodes MKKSVRFLSKKSSEYIGEVLLFRKKLSALVNIKELIDSNQEKNTEKLSQNKFFDFAEMAQINIQEILTFRKQTLLAAVNSSCKRGPKNVLDLGGGAGAMLGAIAKQYPCASYTLFERPVVAKIAYDYIKQISLKNTVKIIEGDFLKDDIRNDYDLIIASGIFPFRNLIRNLIKKEDCEKDKKIKKLFLTEKGLAAAKAHEQYHDEHDKVFFDFLSSLNADKRHIIEQFLIRANEMIEHHF; translated from the coding sequence ATGAAAAAAAGTGTTCGGTTTTTATCTAAAAAAAGTTCCGAATACATAGGAGAAGTTTTACTTTTTAGGAAAAAACTATCCGCCCTTGTAAACATAAAAGAACTTATAGATTCTAATCAAGAAAAAAATACTGAAAAGCTCTCTCAAAATAAGTTTTTTGATTTTGCGGAAATGGCACAAATTAATATCCAAGAAATTCTAACTTTTAGAAAACAAACCTTGCTGGCCGCCGTAAACTCATCATGTAAAAGGGGTCCTAAAAACGTACTTGACCTTGGCGGAGGAGCCGGTGCCATGCTCGGTGCAATTGCGAAGCAATACCCCTGTGCTTCCTATACCTTATTTGAAAGGCCCGTTGTTGCAAAAATTGCCTATGATTACATAAAACAGATTTCCTTAAAAAATACGGTTAAAATAATAGAAGGCGATTTTCTAAAAGACGACATACGGAATGATTACGATTTAATAATCGCTTCCGGCATCTTTCCTTTTCGGAATCTTATTCGGAATCTTATAAAAAAAGAAGATTGCGAAAAGGATAAAAAAATTAAAAAACTCTTTTTAACCGAAAAAGGTCTTGCAGCAGCTAAGGCTCATGAACAGTATCATGATGAACACGACAAAGTATTTTTCGATTTTTTATCTTCACTTAATGCCGATAAACGACACATAATAGAACAATTTTTGATAAGGGCAAATGAAATGATTGAGCATCATTTTTAA
- a CDS encoding ABC transporter ATP-binding protein translates to MTAVSAKDISLRYDKKDVVKGFSADFTQGKIISIIGPNGSGKSTILRSFARLLNTACGQISLFDTDIATVSKKEFAKRLAILLQHNISPEDITVKNLIYFGRCPHKKWYQQFEKRDEDILQQVLIQTDLVDFAEKKVCMLSGGERQRVWLAMALAQQPQVLLLDEPTTYLDIGYQLELLDLVYDLNRNTNLSIIMVLHDLNQAAQYSDEIIVLKDGKLYKKGTPQEIFTSELIKQIYGIDCKVIYDEEEHFPIVLPKRKGKI, encoded by the coding sequence ATGACAGCTGTTTCTGCAAAAGACATTTCGTTAAGATACGATAAAAAAGATGTAGTAAAAGGTTTTTCTGCGGATTTTACGCAAGGAAAAATTATTTCGATAATAGGGCCTAACGGCTCCGGAAAATCAACCATTTTACGCAGTTTTGCCCGCCTTTTAAATACTGCATGCGGTCAAATATCCCTTTTCGATACCGATATCGCAACAGTATCAAAAAAGGAATTTGCAAAACGATTGGCAATTTTATTGCAGCACAATATCTCGCCCGAAGATATTACGGTAAAAAATCTGATATACTTCGGCAGATGTCCGCATAAAAAATGGTACCAGCAATTTGAAAAAAGAGATGAAGACATTTTACAACAAGTCCTTATCCAAACGGACTTAGTCGACTTTGCCGAAAAAAAAGTTTGCATGCTTTCAGGCGGCGAAAGACAGCGTGTCTGGCTTGCAATGGCATTGGCACAGCAGCCTCAGGTGCTACTGCTGGATGAGCCTACCACCTATTTGGATATAGGTTATCAGCTGGAACTTTTGGATCTTGTTTACGATTTAAATCGAAACACTAATCTTTCGATTATTATGGTATTGCACGATTTAAATCAGGCAGCACAATATAGCGATGAAATTATCGTATTAAAAGACGGCAAACTCTACAAAAAAGGGACACCGCAAGAAATTTTTACTTCAGAACTTATAAAACAAATTTACGGTATAGACTGTAAAGTTATTTATGACGAAGAGGAACATTTTCCGATCGTATTGCCTAAAAGAAAAGGCAAAATCTAA
- the groL gene encoding chaperonin GroEL (60 kDa chaperone family; promotes refolding of misfolded polypeptides especially under stressful conditions; forms two stacked rings of heptamers to form a barrel-shaped 14mer; ends can be capped by GroES; misfolded proteins enter the barrel where they are refolded when GroES binds), translating to MAKQLLFNEEARKSLLAGVEQISNAVKVTLGPKGRNVLIDKSFGAPTVTKDGVSVAREVELENKFENMGAQLLKEVATKTNDVAGDGTTTATVLAYSMVKEGLKAVAAGMTPLELKRGIDKAVAIAVEDIQKNSKEIKGSEEVAHVASVSANNDAEIGKIIADAIAKVGKDGVIDVGEAQTMETVTDYVEGMQFDRGYISSYFVTDRDRMETVFENPYILIYDKSISTMKDLLPLLEQVAQSGRPLLIIAEDVEGEALATLVVNSLRGALKTCAVKAPGFGDRRKEMLEDIAVLTGGQVVSEELGFKLEAAQISMLGQAKSIKIDKDNTMIIDGAGKSKDIKDRVSQIKAQLDATDSEYDSEKLRERLAKLSGGVAVIKIGAVTEVEMKEKKHRVEDALSATRAAIEEGIVAGGGLAMIQAIAALEKADMSSLTEDEKVGFKIVKRALEEPIRQIAENAGLDGAVIAEKAKEKKGIGFDAAKMEWTDMVKAGIIDPAKVTRSALQNAASIASLLLTTECAITDIPEKAAGPAMPSPDMGGMGMY from the coding sequence ATGGCTAAACAATTATTGTTTAATGAAGAGGCTAGAAAAAGCCTGCTTGCCGGTGTTGAACAAATTTCAAATGCAGTAAAGGTTACACTCGGACCCAAGGGACGGAATGTTCTTATAGATAAGAGTTTCGGTGCCCCTACAGTTACAAAGGACGGCGTATCCGTAGCACGAGAAGTCGAACTTGAAAACAAATTTGAAAATATGGGTGCCCAGCTTTTAAAAGAAGTTGCAACAAAGACAAATGATGTTGCAGGTGACGGAACCACAACAGCTACCGTTCTTGCATACTCCATGGTAAAAGAAGGCTTAAAGGCTGTAGCTGCCGGAATGACTCCGCTTGAATTAAAACGCGGTATCGACAAGGCTGTAGCTATTGCCGTTGAAGATATTCAAAAAAATTCAAAAGAAATTAAGGGCTCGGAAGAAGTTGCCCACGTTGCCTCCGTTTCTGCAAACAATGATGCGGAAATCGGTAAAATCATCGCCGATGCTATCGCCAAGGTAGGAAAGGACGGCGTTATCGATGTAGGTGAAGCCCAGACAATGGAAACCGTTACGGACTATGTAGAAGGTATGCAGTTCGACAGGGGATATATTTCTTCTTACTTTGTAACCGACAGAGACAGAATGGAAACTGTTTTTGAAAATCCCTACATCCTCATCTACGATAAATCAATCTCTACAATGAAGGATCTTCTCCCCCTCTTGGAGCAGGTAGCCCAGTCAGGCCGCCCTCTTTTAATTATCGCAGAAGATGTAGAAGGCGAAGCCCTCGCAACATTGGTTGTAAACAGCCTCAGAGGTGCATTAAAGACCTGTGCAGTTAAGGCCCCCGGTTTCGGTGACAGAAGAAAGGAAATGCTTGAAGACATAGCCGTTTTAACGGGCGGACAGGTTGTTTCGGAAGAATTAGGCTTTAAACTTGAAGCAGCTCAAATTTCAATGTTGGGTCAGGCAAAAAGTATAAAAATCGATAAAGACAACACTATGATTATCGATGGAGCCGGCAAATCCAAGGATATTAAAGACAGAGTTTCCCAGATCAAGGCCCAGCTTGATGCTACCGATTCGGAATATGACAGCGAAAAACTAAGAGAAAGATTGGCTAAGCTTTCAGGAGGTGTTGCCGTTATCAAGATCGGTGCCGTAACCGAAGTTGAAATGAAAGAGAAAAAGCACAGAGTTGAAGACGCTCTTTCGGCAACAAGAGCCGCTATCGAAGAAGGTATTGTTGCAGGAGGCGGTCTTGCAATGATTCAGGCCATTGCAGCCTTAGAAAAGGCCGATATGAGCTCTCTTACAGAGGATGAAAAAGTAGGCTTTAAGATTGTAAAACGAGCCCTCGAAGAACCTATCCGCCAAATTGCAGAAAATGCCGGTTTGGATGGAGCCGTTATTGCGGAAAAGGCTAAGGAAAAGAAAGGCATAGGCTTCGATGCCGCTAAGATGGAATGGACGGATATGGTAAAAGCCGGTATCATCGACCCTGCCAAGGTTACCCGTTCCGCCTTGCAGAACGCAGCCTCAATTGCAAGCCTGTTGCTGACAACCGAATGTGCAATTACCGATATCCCTGAAAAAGCAGCCGGACCTGCAATGCCTTCACCCGATATGGGCGGCATGGGCATGTATTAA
- a CDS encoding coproporphyrinogen-III oxidase family protein, which yields MTAEDILNCSFKDRKKSHHDTGMGSMKYSKGMRSLEKALSEPNTQNGKKSIYIHVPYCKKICNFCSMRRTINPVPDDYAALVIRQIENYGKTEYVKTSNINSVYFGGGTPTTLPAKQLAEILKALQKNFNIAKDAEISMETTVSELDDEKLKILFENGLNRISAGIQTFNDEGRKTLGRIGNGENAENFLRRAFKTGFKNVNIDIIYNYPGETKEILKEDLHKAFALDIAGFSFYSLIVMDTSKIGRSVDKEEYAEKTLHQDAEFFLTILEESRKAGYDFLEITKLVKPGRDNYEYIRSGHLGGDIFPVGAGAGGFVNNTAVMNPLDKEKFADQINGLDKTSGMWISEDYRRIKRFSGQLQEGFLDLSFLTKEESDKIYDMLTGLEKETLIKKDEGSKNYKFTDKGFFWGNSLAAELGKSIF from the coding sequence ATGACTGCAGAAGATATTTTAAATTGTTCATTTAAAGACCGCAAAAAATCTCATCACGATACAGGAATGGGTTCCATGAAATATTCAAAAGGAATGAGGTCTTTGGAAAAAGCCCTTTCAGAACCCAATACACAAAACGGGAAAAAATCCATTTACATCCACGTACCCTATTGTAAAAAAATTTGCAACTTTTGCAGCATGAGGCGGACAATAAACCCGGTACCGGATGACTACGCCGCCCTTGTGATAAGGCAGATTGAAAATTACGGTAAGACGGAATATGTAAAAACCTCAAACATAAATTCGGTTTATTTCGGAGGCGGAACACCTACGACCCTGCCTGCAAAACAGCTTGCCGAAATACTTAAAGCTCTTCAAAAAAATTTTAACATAGCAAAAGATGCCGAAATTTCGATGGAGACTACCGTTTCGGAATTGGATGACGAAAAGCTTAAAATCCTTTTTGAAAACGGTTTAAACAGAATAAGTGCCGGTATTCAAACCTTTAATGATGAAGGGCGAAAAACATTGGGCAGAATCGGAAACGGCGAAAATGCGGAAAATTTTTTGAGACGAGCTTTTAAAACCGGCTTTAAAAATGTCAACATCGATATTATTTATAATTATCCCGGTGAAACAAAGGAAATATTAAAGGAGGACTTACATAAGGCCTTTGCCTTAGATATTGCAGGTTTTTCTTTTTACTCTCTCATCGTAATGGATACTTCCAAGATAGGCCGCAGTGTCGATAAAGAAGAATATGCCGAAAAAACGCTTCATCAGGATGCAGAGTTCTTTTTGACCATTTTGGAAGAGAGCCGAAAAGCAGGTTACGATTTTTTAGAGATAACAAAACTTGTAAAACCCGGCAGAGACAACTACGAATATATCAGAAGCGGGCACCTAGGCGGCGATATTTTTCCTGTAGGAGCCGGAGCCGGAGGCTTCGTAAATAATACGGCCGTAATGAATCCCCTCGACAAAGAAAAATTTGCGGATCAAATTAACGGCCTTGATAAAACTTCGGGTATGTGGATAAGCGAAGATTACCGCAGAATAAAAAGATTTTCAGGACAGCTTCAAGAAGGATTTTTGGATTTAAGTTTTTTGACAAAAGAAGAGTCGGATAAAATCTATGATATGCTTACCGGATTGGAAAAAGAGACTTTGATCAAAAAAGATGAAGGCTCCAAAAATTATAAATTTACCGACAAGGGCTTTTTTTGGGGCAACAGTCTTGCAGCCGAACTTGGAAAAAGCATTTTTTAA
- a CDS encoding ATP-binding cassette domain-containing protein produces the protein MLAVMEELDIAFLKNRFCNEISGGELQLAYIAKALVCKPRILILDEPESNLDFYNQGRVLKTLKKLSRQNKTTIIINSHHIQNMLIIADKGCAKKMCNRFNYRLHTLMIWIYQLPDFIFLS, from the coding sequence ATCCTTGCCGTTATGGAAGAACTCGATATAGCCTTCTTAAAAAATCGTTTTTGTAACGAAATAAGCGGAGGAGAATTACAGCTTGCCTACATTGCAAAGGCTCTTGTTTGTAAGCCCCGTATTTTGATTCTTGATGAGCCGGAATCCAATTTGGATTTTTATAATCAAGGCCGGGTATTAAAAACGTTAAAAAAACTTTCACGCCAAAATAAAACTACAATAATCATAAATTCTCATCACATACAAAATATGCTGATCATTGCCGATAAGGGCTGTGCAAAAAAAATGTGTAACCGGTTTAATTACCGACTACACACTCTAATGATATGGATTTATCAATTACCGGATTTTATTTTCCTTTCTTGA
- a CDS encoding ABC transporter substrate-binding protein yields the protein MKNKLFIILGFLCMSTLLFAGGSKEGSTKQEKGREMYGYMVPASVPQRTAVGQVVLLQMLDMLDVDIVARPSTKREISARYKDKTEIGMPMRVDLEKLKEVNPDFYLATGDRGAPIAEQLKALNIPAEFLQTTTYTDILNSMKYLGEVYNKQKEAAAYVKEVEDVVAKVKAANKNKKPLKVLIIAGFPNSMSIHTEGSFVGSLIKVLGAENIWKDNTVKNTTVPMNLELVKASNPDIILLTSHGDAKDTAKMYEKEFQSDFWQKIDAVKNKRYYSLDTRIFFIAGSPYIPEALETLGNYFYGSK from the coding sequence ATGAAAAACAAATTATTTATTATTTTGGGTTTCCTTTGTATGAGTACCCTGCTGTTTGCAGGAGGAAGCAAGGAAGGCAGTACGAAACAGGAAAAAGGCCGTGAAATGTACGGCTATATGGTTCCTGCATCCGTTCCTCAAAGGACTGCTGTAGGACAGGTTGTTCTATTACAGATGCTTGACATGCTTGATGTCGATATAGTTGCAAGACCTTCGACAAAACGGGAAATAAGTGCAAGGTATAAGGATAAAACGGAAATCGGTATGCCGATGCGTGTTGATCTTGAAAAGCTTAAGGAAGTAAACCCCGACTTTTATTTGGCAACCGGTGATAGGGGTGCACCTATTGCAGAACAATTAAAGGCTTTAAATATCCCTGCGGAGTTTTTGCAGACTACAACCTACACCGATATTTTAAATTCGATGAAGTACTTAGGTGAGGTTTACAACAAGCAAAAAGAAGCCGCAGCTTATGTAAAAGAAGTCGAAGATGTGGTTGCAAAGGTTAAAGCTGCCAATAAAAATAAAAAACCTCTTAAAGTTTTAATTATTGCAGGTTTTCCCAACAGTATGAGTATACATACGGAAGGTTCTTTTGTCGGCAGTTTAATAAAGGTCTTAGGTGCGGAAAATATCTGGAAGGACAATACGGTAAAAAATACTACGGTTCCTATGAATCTGGAGCTGGTAAAGGCTTCCAATCCCGATATTATTTTGCTTACCAGCCACGGTGATGCAAAAGATACTGCAAAAATGTACGAAAAGGAATTTCAAAGTGATTTTTGGCAAAAAATTGATGCCGTTAAAAATAAGAGATATTATAGTTTGGATACCCGAATATTCTTTATTGCAGGGTCCCCTTATATACCGGAAGCTCTGGAAACTTTAGGCAACTACTTTTATGGAAGTAAGTAG
- a CDS encoding FecCD family ABC transporter permease has protein sequence MVIQVKKAGVFIVLSLLLIVLFFSSVASGSLKFSFAQIWAALCGRGEQLVTDVIFDLRLPRVLVALVVGMNLASAGALMQAVMQNPLADPGIIGVSAGASVAGVILMLALPQYAYLVPPAAFVGAIFAAFLIYLLAWKDGFTPVRIILSGVAINALLGSLTGLVTILFSDRLQGALMWLNGSLSGKTWRHFQVLIVYSIPALILALLCIRAANVLLLGDEKAKSLGVSVNRCRVFLSIIGAFLAGISTSTVGIIGFIGLVIPHIMRMLVGSDYKSLLPFSMFSGAVLLLGADTFARTIASPIELPVGIVMSIFGAPFFLYLLRSSGKRK, from the coding sequence ATGGTAATACAGGTGAAAAAAGCAGGTGTTTTTATTGTTTTATCTCTATTACTTATAGTTTTGTTTTTTTCATCTGTTGCATCGGGTTCGCTCAAATTTTCATTTGCACAAATTTGGGCGGCCCTGTGCGGCAGAGGGGAGCAGCTCGTTACCGATGTAATCTTTGATTTAAGGCTTCCGCGTGTCCTTGTTGCCCTTGTCGTCGGAATGAATCTTGCATCTGCCGGAGCTTTGATGCAGGCGGTTATGCAAAATCCCTTGGCGGATCCCGGTATTATCGGCGTTTCTGCAGGAGCCAGTGTCGCCGGGGTTATATTGATGCTCGCTCTTCCTCAGTATGCATACTTGGTACCGCCTGCGGCTTTTGTCGGGGCGATATTTGCAGCCTTTTTAATATATCTTTTAGCATGGAAAGACGGGTTTACTCCCGTACGAATTATTCTATCGGGAGTTGCAATCAATGCTCTTTTGGGAAGCCTTACCGGTTTGGTTACCATTTTATTTAGCGACAGGCTTCAGGGTGCGTTGATGTGGCTTAACGGAAGTTTGTCAGGAAAAACGTGGCGGCATTTTCAAGTGCTTATTGTATACAGTATTCCGGCCCTGATACTTGCTCTTCTTTGTATTAGGGCAGCGAATGTCTTATTGCTGGGAGATGAAAAAGCAAAAAGTCTTGGGGTAAGTGTCAACCGCTGCCGTGTATTTCTTTCGATTATCGGGGCTTTTTTGGCAGGGATATCGACCTCGACTGTCGGAATCATCGGTTTTATAGGTTTGGTTATCCCCCATATCATGAGGATGCTGGTCGGCTCGGATTATAAGAGTCTATTACCGTTTTCAATGTTCAGCGGAGCAGTTTTGCTGCTCGGAGCGGATACTTTTGCCCGTACTATTGCTTCACCGATTGAATTGCCTGTAGGAATTGTAATGTCGATATTCGGAGCACCGTTTTTTCTGTACCTTTTGAGAAGTTCCGGTAAAAGGAAATAA